In the genome of Polaribacter atrinae, one region contains:
- a CDS encoding DUF3098 domain-containing protein: MKNENTEQPVFLFGKRNYTFMIIGLMVIALGFIFMAGGGSDDPEFFNEEIYNWQRIRLAPTLVILGLGIEIYAILANPKK; encoded by the coding sequence ATGAAAAACGAAAATACAGAACAACCAGTTTTTTTATTTGGTAAAAGAAATTATACTTTCATGATTATCGGACTCATGGTTATTGCTTTAGGCTTTATTTTTATGGCTGGCGGAGGAAGTGACGATCCGGAGTTTTTTAATGAAGAAATCTACAATTGGCAACGCATTCGTTTAGCGCCAACATTAGTGATTTTAGGTTTAGGAATTGAAATTTATGCTATTTTAGCAAATCCAAAAAAATAG